GATGGATTCGCCTTCCTTGCTCTCGCGGGAATCGACGACGCGGTCGTTTTCAAAAGCGCAAAAAGGGCACTTCATGTCGGAGGCTTGGCGTACCGATCCAAGGAGATTGTACACGGGGCAGGGAAGGTGAATTGCGGAAGTGCCGAACCGCGGGCCGCGGTCAGAGCTTGCGAGGCTCGCCGGGAGCCGGGAGTCCGAAGCCTGCAGCCTGGTGTTCGGCTTTGTGCTCCAGTTCTTCTTCTTCGTGCGCCTCGTGCGAGATCTTGCGCAGGGAGAGGTGTTCGCGGTGTGCCAGGACCAGGCCGACGGGGATGACGGCCATGAAGGTTACCAGCCAGAGCAGAATGCCGCAGCTCACGGCAAGTTCGGGGGGAATGCCGTAGATGACCTGTAGCGCGCTGATGACTGCGAGCTGGCTGCCGCCGCCGACCGCGGGCAACTGCGCGACCGAGCCCACCATGCTGAAGCCCATGAGCAGAAGAACGTGGCTGAGGTCGAGATCAGAAAGGTGAGGCCGGTCGCCGATCCGCTTCAGCCGGCTTTTTCCCCGGAAGAGCCAATAGCCGTGCGTGTGGGGGGCATCCAGCCGCTCGATGTGATAGCCCTTGGCCTCCAACCCCTCGCGCAGTTGCGCGATAGTGAACTCGTCGAGTGCTTGCCCGGCCAGCAGCGGGAGCTCAGCAAGGTGCGCCGTTTCGACGTCGACCGCATGCGGCTCGGGCCTCTGTCCTGCGGCTCGCGCCTGGCGGTATCCAGGCTCGGAGGGGTAAGAGTGCGCCACCGCGCGATAGGCGAGCGCAATCAGAAGCCAGATGGCCAGCGATAAAGCGGCGACCTGCATGAAGGAATAGCGGTCGCGAATGGTATCGAGGCCGACCCCAAAGGCGCGCGTCTTCTCCTCGAGGTGGTGAGCCAACTTGCTGGACAGCGGGGTGACCCGGCGGTGCAGGAAGGCGGCGACCTGCGGGCCGCGGGTGCGGATCAGGTAACAGATCGCCCCGACGGCGGCGACGATGCCTGCCAGCACCACGGCCGCTTCCTGGAACCTCCCGATGTAGGGGTTCACTTGGATGCTGGTGGGAACGAACACATCGATGAGCATGAGCACGGCGAAGGCGCCGATGTCGAAGATGCGCTCGACCGTCCAGACCCCAATCTGCGAAGACAAGGAAACGTTTTCTTTCTTGGCGATCAGGTAGGGACGGACGAACTCGCCGGGGCGCCCGAGCAGCGCCAGCCCGGTGAAACCGATGAAGGTGGGTCCGATTAGATCGCGGGATCGAGCGTTGCAGATGGGCTTGAGAAACACTTTCCAGCGGAGCGAGCGCAGCAGGTAGGTGACGTAAATGAGGGTGACGGCTAAGGCGAGGTGAGCGGCGTCGATGCCGGCAGACTCGGCGCGGAAGCGTCCCCAATCGAAGGCGCGCCAGTGCTGTATCTGGAGATAGATGAGCACTCCCAGCACAGCCAGGACCACGGCGGTCGTCAGAATTCGTTTTGTGCTCATCCCGCTGGCAACAAATTCAAAAGTAAACGAGGTGCGGAAAGAAAGCCAGTAGCTAAGGGAGTTAGTGCTTAGGAGTTAGCGTAACTGGTGCGCGCGCGGCAGCAACCCGTTGATTGGGTACCGAGCTGGCGCCGAATACAGCTGAGCGCCATAGGCGAACACAAGCTCGCCACCCCTAACTACCAGCCCCCGACTACTAATTCCTTTGTTGGATGCCGATCACGAGCCCGGGACGGGGCTGGCGGCGGGTTTGGCTTCAGCGCGAGCCGATTTCGGAGGGTTTGGATTCTTGGTCTGGGCCTTGCGAGCGGCCAGTTTCTTGCGATTGTAATCGCGAATGATGCTGGAAACGTACGCGCGTGTCTCGCGGTAGGGAGGAACGCCCTGGTACTGCTCCACGCGGTGAGGCCCGGCATTGTAGGCGGCCAAGGCCTTCGCGAGATCGCCGTGATAGCGCGCCAGCAATTCGCGTAAGTAACGGGTGCCGCCATCGACGTTGTCTTGGGCATCGAAGGAGTTCTGGACGCCGAGTTTCGCAGCGGTGTCGGGCATCAACTGCATCAAGCCGCGCGCCCCTTTGGGAGAAACCGCCTTGGGATTGAAGCCGCTCTCGGCGCGAATGACACTGTCGATCAAGTCAGCATCCAGGAGATGCTTATCGCTGGCGGCGGCGACCACGGACTTCATGTCGACAGCGGAGAGTTGGGGCGCCGCGCTGGCCGGCGGGCGCGGCAGTTGTTCCTGGGAGAGATCGGTGATTTCCTCGGTCGGCACATCAACATAGCTGCTTTCCGA
The DNA window shown above is from Terriglobales bacterium and carries:
- a CDS encoding lytic transglycosylase domain-containing protein, whose translation is MRTLAQILVLLAVMTAVARADSSAAPLPAAAVGAPGMVYVATLRNGFSMRFDHRSVSGETSRLYTTASESSYVDVPTEEITDLSQEQLPRPPASAAPQLSAVDMKSVVAAASDKHLLDADLIDSVIRAESGFNPKAVSPKGARGLMQLMPDTAAKLGVQNSFDAQDNVDGGTRYLRELLARYHGDLAKALAAYNAGPHRVEQYQGVPPYRETRAYVSSIIRDYNRKKLAARKAQTKNPNPPKSARAEAKPAASPVPGS
- a CDS encoding lysylphosphatidylglycerol synthase transmembrane domain-containing protein, producing MSTKRILTTAVVLAVLGVLIYLQIQHWRAFDWGRFRAESAGIDAAHLALAVTLIYVTYLLRSLRWKVFLKPICNARSRDLIGPTFIGFTGLALLGRPGEFVRPYLIAKKENVSLSSQIGVWTVERIFDIGAFAVLMLIDVFVPTSIQVNPYIGRFQEAAVVLAGIVAAVGAICYLIRTRGPQVAAFLHRRVTPLSSKLAHHLEEKTRAFGVGLDTIRDRYSFMQVAALSLAIWLLIALAYRAVAHSYPSEPGYRQARAAGQRPEPHAVDVETAHLAELPLLAGQALDEFTIAQLREGLEAKGYHIERLDAPHTHGYWLFRGKSRLKRIGDRPHLSDLDLSHVLLLMGFSMVGSVAQLPAVGGGSQLAVISALQVIYGIPPELAVSCGILLWLVTFMAVIPVGLVLAHREHLSLRKISHEAHEEEELEHKAEHQAAGFGLPAPGEPRKL